The genome window CCACAATACGTAATTAGTCGTATATGTCAAGTCTTAAAGTAATTATTAGCCTTGATTTTGAAGAGATTAGCTGTTATAGCCACATTGTCATGAACCGATTGGCATGTACCGGCCTCATCACAATTACGTAGTCCGGACAACAAAAAAGTATAGTAGTTTTGCAAAATGAATCATCAAAAAATAATATGCATTGTAGAGGACAAACCCGAATTGCGCAACGCTATGGTGATGATGGTAGAGTTAACCAATGGACTTGTTATTGGCGGGAGTTATGCCAGTGCGGAAGAAGCTGTGCCTTCCATTACGAGGATTGTGCCTGATGCAGTATTGATGGATATAAACCTTCCGGGCAGCTCGGGCATCGCTTGCGTGGCGGCGTTAAAAAACCGTTTTCCAAAAATGCTTTTTTTGATGTGTACAGCTTATGAAGACAATGATAAAATATTCAACTCGCTGAAAGCGGGCGCGAGCGGTTATATATTGAAAAGCGAGGGTCCCGCCAAAATGATGGATGCTTTGGCAGAGATGCTTGCCGGCGGAAGCCCGATGAGCAGCAGTATTGCCCGCAAAGTGGTAAGCAGTTTTGCTCATTTAGAAATAGAACACGCATTGATCCAAACGCTTACAGACAGGGAAAAAGCAGTATTAGAACTGATTGCCACCGGGCTGATGAATAAAGAAGTGGCCAATGAACTAAATATGAGCCCGGCAACGGCTCGTACACATATACAGCATATTTACGAAAAATTGCATGTAAACACCCGGGTGGAAGCAGTGAATTTGTACTTAAAACGGTAAGCCCGAATTTCACTTCGGGCGATTAAGATATTACGCCTAAAAAAAGATAAATATGCGAAAAGCAATAGTGTTGTTCCTTTTTGTTACTGCGGTAATGCAGGTAACTTGTTTTGGCCAAATAACAAGGCTTGACAGCTTAAAACATAATATCAACAAGGCGGCTGCACCACAATTAAAATTGCAGGCACTACTTACTTTTTGCGATGAATGGGAATCTATGACGCCCGATACCTTGCACAAATACACCCAAATGGCTCATAAAGTTGCCGTTGGCGTTCAAAACAAAGATGCCTTGTTGCAGTGCGATTATTATTTAGCCGCTTATTTATTTCAAAACAACAAGTTAGATACGGCACTCAATACCATTAATGATGTTATAAAGCAGATATCAAAAACTACCCCTTACGCCAACAGGTATTCCATCTATTATGGGCTACGCGCGAACATTTTAATGAGGGGACTACATTTCGGTGAGGTGCTTAAACAAAACTTCAAATTATTGCCATTGGCCGAAAAACATAATGATACCGTTTCGCTTATACGCTTTAGTACAGGTATTGGTAATGTTTACCTGAGGCTGAAGAAGTTAGCAGATGCTCTGCAATGGCACTACAGGGCCCTTAGTTTAATGCGTACCGATGAACTTAAATCCAAATGCAGTTTTGTCTATATAAATATTGCCATAGTTTACTACCATATTGCTACATTGAATGACACCCGCGCAAACGAAGAC of Mucilaginibacter xinganensis contains these proteins:
- a CDS encoding response regulator; translation: MNHQKIICIVEDKPELRNAMVMMVELTNGLVIGGSYASAEEAVPSITRIVPDAVLMDINLPGSSGIACVAALKNRFPKMLFLMCTAYEDNDKIFNSLKAGASGYILKSEGPAKMMDALAEMLAGGSPMSSSIARKVVSSFAHLEIEHALIQTLTDREKAVLELIATGLMNKEVANELNMSPATARTHIQHIYEKLHVNTRVEAVNLYLKR